Proteins from a single region of Amblyomma americanum isolate KBUSLIRL-KWMA chromosome 10, ASM5285725v1, whole genome shotgun sequence:
- the LOC144108389 gene encoding uncharacterized protein LOC144108389, which produces MGRRADLDSWRREREHMRRHGAYLEFVQRYVVAVVAHENATEETVHDVDFIAHHIMSTEESVLAVSAVIPDEDPDQFYAIVPLLADSGPSMSSPLTLNNLSEAAVGHPAMLAYQDFLFVEVESSDLAAYITWELVRCLGPLADQRLSYGTSEASCFEAVYRLMPYPSVLPYMEELDSYSGWEEAELIFRDVSEAMVGFMKKQGIRLRTTEASFRLRLPTATQLDTFYEELQVEDDDETSGQADVEERPFLHAYLASLSQIRSKELFSIVQADAFYPVPPPRSRQVQLNLRCAQVTQDGESRVPLTWLLPPRFGAHVPPALNYGGFGLELAAALPRGVPLTTSWLECLERLEPRLALRGHNDGPARLALAAEVVVAFVDHHLKVGRPILLPGLEEVSEEMLFFVSACAGMCAKNDPEASYRCNLAARNSRLFAQTFNCAEGSYMNPSERCPYANYTRKG; this is translated from the exons GAGAACGCGACCGAAGAAACAGTCCACGACGTTGACTTCATTGCGCACCACATCATGTCCACGGAGGAGTCTGTCCTTGCGGTGTCTGCGGTAATCCCCGACGAAGACCCCGACCAATTCTACGCCATCGTCCCGCTGCTGGCGGACAGCGGACCCTCGATGTCGTCGCCGCTGACGCTGAACAATTTAAGCGAGGCAGCGGTGGGCCACCCGGCGATGCTCGCATACCAAGACTTTTTATTCGTTGAGGTAGAATCCTCTGATTTGGCCGCCTACATCACCTGGGAGCTTGTGCGATGCCTCGGACCACTCGCTGACCAAAG GCTTTCGTACGGCACCTCTGAGGCCAGCTGCTTCGAGGCTGTGTACAGGCTGATGCCGTACCCTAGCGTGCTGCCGTACATGGAGGAGCTGGACTCTTACAGCGGCTGGGAGGAGGCCGAGCTCATCTTCAGGGACGTCTCCGAGGCTATGGTCGGGTTCATGAAGAAGCAAGGAATCAGGCTTCGGACCAC CGAAGCCAGCTTTCGCCTGCGCCTTCCCACGGCCACCCAGCTGGACACCTTCTACGAGGAGCTACAAGTggaggacgacgacgagacttCCGGGCAAGCGGATGTGGAGGAGCGGCCTTTCCTCCACGCGTACCTGGCCTCGCTGTCCCAGATACGCAGCAAGGAGCTCTTCAGCATCGTCCAGGCCGACGCTTTCTACCCGGTGCCACCTCCAAGAAGCAGACAAGTGCAG CTCAACCTGCGGTGTGCGCAGGTCACCCAAGACGGCGAGAGCCGCGTTCCCCTGACGTGGCTCTTGCCTCCGCGGTTCGGCGCCCACGTGCCCCCGGCGCTCAACTACGGTGGCTTCGGCCTCGAACTCGCCGCAGCCCTGCCCCGGGGCGTGCCACTGACCACATCGTGGCTCGAGTGCCTCGAGCGACTCGAACCCCGCCTGGCGCTGCGCGGCCACAACGACGGCCCCGCGCGTCTGGCGCTCGCCGCCGAGGTAGTGGTGGCGTTCGTCGACCACCACCTCAAGGTGGGCCGCCCGATCCTGCTGCCCGGCCTGGAGGAGGTCAGCGAGGAGATGCTGTTCTTCGTCAGCGCCTGCGCGGGCATGTGCGCCAAGAACGACCCAGAGGCCTCCTACCGCTGCAATCTGGCCGCCAGGAACTCGCGCCTCTTCGCTCAGACATTCAACTGCGCCGAAGGGTCGTACATGAATCCTTCGGAGCGTTGCCCCTATGCTAACTACACTCGAAAAGGATAG
- the LOC144108390 gene encoding sodium-dependent dopamine transporter-like → MALQARIRRFSFDAEFMLGRRPNIYWRTCWVILCPFALAFACPHKIRTIKTPVFFNVTIPDQYQALAWIIGCAGLLQIPIGAFSSIIENIRFPLRAFQPEYLWEPNTVNRVNAYFEEIEDRDIGVGQEFSGAVAPGILYDATEVLDISMDQDEPLAFRPFMG, encoded by the exons ATGGCCCTGCAGGCAC GCATTCGACGATTCTCGTTCGATGCGGAGTTCATGCTTGGCCGACGCCCCAACATCTATTGGAGGACATGCTGGGTCATTCTGTGCCCATTTGCCCTGGCG TTCGCCTGCCCGCACAAAATAAGGACGATCAAGACTCCCGTTTTCTTCAACGTTACCATACCGGACCAGTACCAGGCCCTCGCCTGGATCATTGGCTGCGCCGGATTACTCCAGATACCGATCGGCGCTTTCTCTTCCATCATCGAGAACATTCGG TTCCCGCTCCGGGCCTTCCAGCCTGAGTACCTGTGGGAGCCAAACACGGTGAACCGGGTGAATGCCTACTTCGAAGAGATCGAAGACCGGGACATCGGGGTGGGTCAGGAGTTCAGCGGGGCGGTGGCTCCGGGCATCCTGTACGACGCCACCGAAGTGCTGGACATCTCCATGGACCAGGACGAGCCCCTGGCCTTCCGGCCCTTCATGGGGTGA